Proteins from a genomic interval of Symmachiella macrocystis:
- a CDS encoding DUF389 domain-containing protein, which yields MNGDKETVEYICYERDSAGKTQAAVRAFLKQNGDTQSVVGGSAARNIVDTVVERCRSVRASKLVTVRFAIESLDVTGIRTQTSEDLIRSAPCATYMALFGQTPLKDIRKILLIANSGPHDMAALRFADQLRRKSNATLTIATIEDESNAKAEHAGERAIQSLLHDADLDEEPFETKVVVDRIRHRGIRKCYEGHDLIISGSESTRDIWPLRQSLNETTAIIIKRNPPLRLRSIVEWFPHVNPRDHAELLQDLRQGSRWNSDFVGMLALASAIATLGLMQNSTAVVIGSMLLAPLMTPMIGTGLALAQANLKLAKACATSIAYGTLLTFAISLLLGIITPARETLPPEVLSRGAPNIWDLLIAFFSAMAATFAMARPNLSGAVAGVAIATALVPPVCAAGLSLSHGSYGNSLGAMLLFGTNLIAIIVASRFTFALLGIAPYRTLPRHRFLAWWGRWGLVGLMVIISGPLSFMLLGQFDEGRSQTAIYPVTRAVSRALHERVAQDSGVEITLLGRPSVHEGVLIHIASNQDLPPSYADELRAIVRVEMNDPEVPVIVIALQGLWLSDSDEGLQGRQ from the coding sequence TTGAACGGCGACAAGGAAACGGTGGAATACATCTGTTATGAGCGCGATTCAGCAGGAAAAACTCAGGCGGCTGTCCGCGCGTTTTTGAAACAGAATGGCGATACACAGTCAGTTGTCGGGGGAAGCGCTGCACGGAATATTGTGGATACGGTTGTGGAAAGGTGTCGATCTGTACGGGCCAGCAAACTCGTGACGGTGCGTTTCGCGATCGAATCTCTCGACGTGACAGGAATACGCACTCAGACGTCGGAAGACTTGATTCGCTCTGCACCTTGTGCCACCTACATGGCTCTATTTGGTCAGACTCCACTCAAAGACATTCGGAAAATTTTGTTGATCGCCAATTCCGGGCCGCACGACATGGCGGCACTGCGATTTGCCGACCAACTGCGTCGTAAATCCAACGCCACACTCACGATTGCCACGATTGAGGACGAATCAAATGCAAAAGCGGAGCATGCGGGCGAAAGGGCGATTCAGTCTCTACTACACGACGCGGACCTGGATGAAGAACCATTCGAAACCAAGGTGGTCGTGGATCGGATTCGTCATCGCGGGATACGCAAATGCTACGAGGGCCATGATCTGATCATCTCGGGTAGCGAAAGCACCCGTGACATTTGGCCGCTGAGGCAGTCATTGAATGAAACAACGGCCATCATCATCAAGCGCAATCCACCGCTTCGGCTTCGATCAATCGTGGAGTGGTTTCCGCATGTCAATCCTCGAGATCATGCTGAATTACTGCAAGACCTGCGCCAAGGCTCTCGTTGGAATAGTGATTTTGTGGGGATGCTGGCGCTGGCCTCGGCCATTGCCACACTAGGTTTGATGCAGAATTCGACCGCTGTCGTGATCGGCTCGATGCTCTTGGCACCTCTGATGACGCCAATGATTGGTACCGGTCTCGCATTGGCACAAGCCAATTTGAAATTGGCAAAGGCTTGTGCAACGTCCATTGCTTATGGAACCCTTCTCACGTTTGCCATTAGTTTGTTGTTGGGGATCATCACACCTGCACGCGAAACTCTACCTCCCGAGGTCCTCTCGCGCGGAGCACCCAATATTTGGGATTTGCTCATTGCATTTTTCTCAGCGATGGCTGCCACGTTTGCAATGGCGAGGCCAAATCTCTCGGGCGCCGTAGCGGGTGTGGCAATCGCTACGGCGCTTGTGCCGCCGGTTTGCGCTGCTGGACTATCACTGTCTCATGGATCGTACGGCAATTCGCTAGGAGCAATGCTGCTGTTTGGAACAAACCTGATCGCAATCATCGTGGCTTCCCGATTCACATTTGCGCTTCTTGGTATAGCACCTTATCGAACACTGCCCCGACATCGCTTTTTGGCGTGGTGGGGACGATGGGGACTCGTAGGCCTGATGGTCATTATCTCTGGTCCGCTTAGCTTTATGTTACTTGGACAATTTGACGAAGGTCGCTCTCAAACTGCGATATACCCAGTCACGCGCGCCGTGTCTCGCGCCCTCCATGAACGTGTGGCCCAGGATAGTGGTGTAGAAATCACACTTCTCGGGCGGCCGAGTGTCCATGAGGGTGTCCTGATTCACATCGCCTCAAATCAAGATCTTCCACCGTCATATGCCGACGAACTGAGAGCGATCGTACGAGTAGAAATGAATGATCCAGAAGTGCCGGTCATCGTCATCGCATTGCAAGGTTTATGGCTCAGCGACTCTGACGAAGGCCTGCAAGGTAGGCAATGA
- a CDS encoding patatin-like phospholipase family protein, with protein MDRLGLALSGGGFRGVLYHLGVVRFLRDAGILDKVTHITSVSGGSIIGAHLVLNWDKYCGSDEDFDQMADELVRYVQLDVRNRIVRRFPFASALNTLRRLLRMGSSRRLTRAGLLEKFYEKHLYGDTSLFQLPDRPRLHILSTNLSEGCLSSFHKDGLLLQRRVPGRRDRFESVHMGLATVPMAVAASSAFPGFFPPLEINGSEVGAEAGEFICQAFTDGGVYDNLGLRMFRCIEQSTVRETTPLNKADFLELDDVTAALISADNLPENTPLRRLRELLIAHDPKRLGCQEPRPENDIADALIEGLWEIIRSKALYRDSSFRNMELADASAQMLLNYVIESNRHPDMNDQLWLNRQIVEAALRQVIGKPCLRISRKKFDGIIVSDSSGKFKVNPNSRAEGLLRTTMRASDILMDRVWQLEGEAFENSPGVLFLPISDIVEKSQDRTAPHPEIQYHAARIRTDMDQFSDLEVRALVQHGYCVARKGCRRHSEIFKTDIPMQAPWDPIVAASNNGQPLDSVLPDLNDVNTATSLARELQGSSQRRVWSTLLSFRDWPSYIWGPLMVCLALYLPYSIYKMNQHARQQGVVLSALAQSSPIYGKVIELMDQGPAGPLPSVEYEVVTAIDDADYTGFEIISDSRIYDLRGWEEGTNEQGEVTAYTRLRIRRREENMHNTHVRLIYETNADTLRGTIQPQRISPKWKRMSLGKGRYRWELDMDFSRIPMDDDVELMLDFNLNQEVATQSNHSGKFFFSIPFRTGLSQVWVLMPEGRTYNSFEVSSFPIGRPDQVELVVPDSKVELPFGSIATFRLINPDADHRFECRWTWTESDE; from the coding sequence ATGGATCGGTTGGGACTGGCTTTGTCCGGCGGTGGATTTCGCGGAGTCCTGTATCACTTGGGAGTCGTACGCTTCCTACGTGACGCAGGGATCCTCGATAAGGTCACGCATATCACATCAGTCTCAGGCGGAAGTATCATAGGCGCGCACTTGGTCCTGAATTGGGACAAATACTGCGGCTCCGATGAAGATTTTGATCAGATGGCGGATGAGTTGGTTCGATATGTGCAACTCGACGTTCGCAACCGCATTGTACGTCGGTTTCCCTTCGCTTCGGCGCTTAACACCTTGCGACGGCTTTTACGAATGGGCAGCAGTCGGCGGCTCACACGGGCCGGCCTGCTGGAGAAGTTCTACGAGAAACACTTGTACGGCGATACCAGCTTATTCCAGCTGCCTGATCGGCCGCGGTTGCATATTCTTTCCACCAATCTAAGCGAAGGCTGCTTGAGTTCGTTTCACAAAGACGGTCTGTTGCTGCAACGCCGCGTGCCAGGGCGTCGCGACCGGTTTGAAAGCGTCCATATGGGATTGGCTACCGTGCCGATGGCTGTAGCGGCTTCGTCAGCATTTCCCGGTTTTTTTCCGCCGCTAGAGATCAACGGTTCTGAGGTCGGTGCCGAGGCGGGCGAATTCATTTGCCAGGCCTTTACCGATGGCGGGGTATACGACAACTTGGGTTTGCGGATGTTTCGCTGCATCGAACAATCCACGGTACGCGAAACAACGCCATTGAATAAAGCCGATTTCCTAGAGCTTGACGACGTAACCGCTGCGTTGATTTCAGCCGATAATTTGCCGGAAAACACACCGTTACGACGCCTGCGCGAGCTATTGATAGCGCACGATCCCAAGCGACTTGGGTGTCAGGAACCGCGACCCGAAAATGACATCGCCGATGCGCTGATCGAAGGGCTGTGGGAGATCATCCGTTCGAAAGCACTGTATCGCGACTCCAGTTTTAGAAACATGGAGCTTGCCGACGCGAGTGCACAAATGTTGTTGAATTACGTGATTGAGTCGAACCGCCATCCGGATATGAACGACCAACTGTGGCTCAATCGGCAGATTGTGGAAGCGGCGCTGCGTCAGGTGATCGGTAAACCGTGTCTCCGCATCAGCCGTAAGAAATTCGACGGCATTATTGTTAGTGACTCTTCCGGAAAATTCAAAGTCAATCCTAACAGCCGCGCAGAGGGATTGTTGCGAACGACGATGCGGGCATCAGATATCCTTATGGACCGCGTCTGGCAACTTGAGGGTGAGGCGTTTGAAAATTCGCCGGGCGTATTATTTTTGCCGATTTCGGATATTGTGGAGAAGTCTCAGGACCGGACAGCTCCGCATCCGGAAATTCAATATCACGCGGCTCGGATACGCACGGATATGGACCAGTTTTCCGATCTGGAAGTGCGAGCACTTGTCCAACACGGATACTGTGTAGCCCGCAAGGGGTGCCGCAGACACTCTGAAATATTCAAAACTGACATACCCATGCAGGCGCCTTGGGACCCGATTGTGGCGGCAAGTAATAATGGCCAACCGCTTGATTCCGTACTACCTGATCTCAACGATGTCAACACGGCCACCTCATTGGCCCGCGAATTGCAAGGTTCGTCGCAGCGGAGGGTCTGGAGCACGCTTCTCAGTTTCCGCGATTGGCCCTCCTATATCTGGGGACCGTTGATGGTCTGCCTCGCGTTATATCTGCCCTATTCGATCTACAAGATGAACCAACACGCTCGCCAGCAGGGCGTCGTCCTGTCGGCGCTTGCCCAATCCAGCCCGATCTACGGCAAGGTCATTGAATTGATGGACCAAGGTCCAGCCGGTCCGTTGCCCTCAGTCGAATACGAAGTCGTGACCGCCATTGATGACGCGGATTATACCGGATTCGAAATTATATCAGACTCTCGGATCTATGATCTTCGTGGCTGGGAAGAAGGGACGAATGAGCAGGGTGAAGTCACAGCGTATACGCGGCTCCGTATCCGCCGGCGTGAAGAGAATATGCACAACACACATGTGCGTCTCATTTATGAAACGAATGCCGACACCCTTCGCGGCACCATTCAGCCACAGCGAATCAGTCCAAAATGGAAGCGGATGAGTTTGGGCAAAGGCCGCTATCGATGGGAACTTGACATGGACTTCAGCCGAATTCCAATGGATGACGACGTGGAATTGATGTTGGATTTCAATCTCAACCAGGAGGTGGCCACCCAGTCCAACCACTCAGGGAAATTTTTCTTCTCAATTCCGTTCAGAACGGGATTGTCACAGGTTTGGGTGCTGATGCCCGAGGGCCGCACTTACAACTCCTTCGAGGTCAGCAGCTTCCCGATTGGCCGGCCTGATCAGGTAGAACTGGTGGTGCCTGATTCTAAGGTGGAATTGCCGTTTGGCTCTATCGCCACGTTCCGGCTGATCAACCCTGACGCAGACCACCGCTTCGAGTGCCGTTGGACATGGACGGAATCGGACGAGTGA